The genomic region ACGGATGGCGTATAGGCTGCAAATCCCAAAGGATCAAGCCTTATCGCGCCCGGTCTTGCCCTGTTTAGAGAGATATTCCGCCCAAAGATCAGGGCGGCGCGATTGCGTCAAAGCCTCGGCTTGGGCATGGCGCCACTCGGCAACGCGGGCGTGATTGCCAGATGTCAAAACCTCGGGGATCACCATCCCACGCCATTCAGCGGGGCGGGTATAGTGCGGATGCTCCAACAGGCCATTGGAAAAACTTTCTTCTTGGGTCGAGTCAAAATTTCCCAAGACACCCGGAATAAGGCGAATGGTGGCATCTAGCACCGCTTGGGCGGCAATCTCGCCGCCCGTCAGAACAAAATCACCTAGTGAAATTTCTTCCATCTCGTAATGGTCAATCACACGTTGATCCACCCCTTCGAACCGCCCGCACAACAGGGTCATGCCGTCACAGCCCGCAAAGCGCGCGGCATCGGCCTGTGTAAAAGGCCGCCCCCGAGGTGACAGATAGACACGTGGCCATCTTGCAGGGTCAGGTGGTGTGTTA from Rhodobacterales bacterium HKCCA1288 harbors:
- the trmD gene encoding tRNA (guanosine(37)-N1)-methyltransferase TrmD → MTSKPPRSYGRLSISANATPRDLMGPQRLKDAWCAKVITLFPDMFPGVLGGSLTGKALQSGLWALDTIDLRIFGEGKHRNVDDTPAGGGAGLVLRPDILGRAMDMAADNTPPDPARWPRVYLSPRGRPFTQADAARFAGCDGMTLLCGRFEGVDQRVIDHYEMEEISLGDFVLTGGEIAAQAVLDATIRLIPGVLGNFDSTQEESFSNGLLEHPHYTRPAEWRGMVIPEVLTSGNHARVAEWRHAQAEALTQSRRPDLWAEYLSKQGKTGRDKA